In Mycobacterium sp. JS623, one genomic interval encodes:
- a CDS encoding methylated-DNA--[protein]-cysteine S-methyltransferase: MNTRHAAIESPLGELTIVAEGDALTGLYFRNHWYRLGEDTFGPRVDADSDQLLATARKQLTDYLAGRTRGFNLPTRLHGDEAQQRVWQLLSTIPYGETVTYGELAAALADGTTPQGVGQAVGRNPLCVVVPCHRVVGRDGKLTGYAGGLNRKQYLLDLEEPSEVKAARLF, from the coding sequence ATGAACACTCGACATGCGGCAATCGAAAGCCCGCTCGGCGAGCTCACCATAGTCGCCGAGGGCGACGCGCTCACGGGTCTGTACTTCCGTAATCACTGGTACCGGCTCGGCGAGGACACGTTCGGGCCGCGGGTTGATGCGGATTCGGACCAGCTGCTCGCGACGGCGCGGAAACAGTTGACCGATTATCTGGCCGGTCGCACACGCGGCTTCAACTTGCCGACCAGGCTGCACGGCGACGAAGCCCAGCAGCGCGTCTGGCAGCTCTTGAGCACCATCCCCTACGGCGAGACCGTGACGTACGGCGAACTGGCCGCGGCGCTCGCCGACGGCACGACGCCTCAAGGGGTCGGGCAGGCCGTCGGACGCAACCCGCTGTGCGTCGTCGTCCCATGCCATCGCGTGGTCGGACGCGACGGCAAACTGACGGGATACGCGGGCGGGCTCAATCGCAAGCAATATCTGCTGGATTTGGAGGAGCCGAGCGAGGTGAAGGCGGCGAGGTTGTTCTGA
- a CDS encoding 2OG-Fe(II) oxygenase: MTATKWQKRVDSGDWEAITKEVNDFGGAVLPQLLTKSEAQKIRGLYPDDHLFRATIDMRRYRFGEGEYRYFQQPYPEPIESLKQALYPRLLPIARDWWTKLGRTAPWPDTLDEWLDMCHDAGQKKSTAILLKYGKGDWNALHRDLYGDLVFPLQVVINLSEPGGDHTGGEFLLVEQRPRAQSRGTATMLPFGHGFAFTTRERPVESTRGWSASPVRHGVSAVRSGERFTLGLVFHDAK, encoded by the coding sequence ATGACAGCGACGAAATGGCAGAAACGAGTCGACTCCGGCGATTGGGAAGCAATCACCAAAGAGGTCAACGACTTTGGCGGTGCCGTGCTGCCCCAGCTGCTCACCAAGTCCGAAGCGCAGAAGATCCGGGGCCTTTATCCAGACGACCACCTGTTCCGCGCGACCATCGACATGCGTCGCTATCGGTTCGGGGAGGGCGAGTACCGGTATTTCCAACAGCCCTACCCCGAACCCATCGAATCGCTCAAGCAGGCGCTGTACCCCCGGCTGCTGCCCATCGCCAGGGACTGGTGGACGAAGCTGGGCCGGACGGCGCCCTGGCCCGACACACTCGACGAGTGGCTGGACATGTGTCATGACGCGGGCCAGAAGAAGTCGACGGCGATCTTGCTGAAGTACGGCAAGGGCGACTGGAACGCGCTGCATCGAGACCTCTACGGCGACTTGGTGTTTCCGCTCCAGGTCGTGATCAATCTCAGCGAACCGGGCGGGGACCACACCGGCGGTGAGTTCCTGCTCGTCGAGCAGCGTCCGCGCGCACAGTCCCGCGGCACCGCGACGATGCTGCCGTTCGGCCACGGCTTCGCGTTCACCACGCGCGAGCGGCCGGTTGAGTCGACCAGGGGCTGGTCGGCATCCCCTGTGCGGCATGGTGTTTCGGCCGTCCGCTCCGGTGAACGGTTCACCCTCGGACTCGTCTTCCACGACGCGAAGTGA
- a CDS encoding SAM-dependent methyltransferase — MSTPDAKEQWEQRYAESDRVWSGRVNVRLAEVVSPLAAGHALDLGCGEGADACWLAERGWTVVAVDISDTALQRATAAAEAKGLADRIEFVQHDLSESFPDGTFDLISAQFLHSMIPFDRPRLLRRAATAVRPGGVLLIVDHAGPPPWPSKLDHHHHEFPSAEEVIGALELGDDWERVRVDTVERKAKGPDGEIWPWVDNVIVLRHR; from the coding sequence ATGTCGACGCCTGATGCCAAGGAGCAGTGGGAGCAGCGCTACGCCGAGAGTGACCGGGTCTGGAGTGGTCGCGTCAACGTCAGGTTGGCGGAAGTGGTCTCACCGCTGGCTGCGGGCCATGCGCTGGACCTGGGCTGCGGTGAGGGCGCCGATGCCTGCTGGCTCGCCGAACGTGGCTGGACTGTTGTCGCAGTTGATATTTCAGATACCGCGCTGCAGCGCGCGACGGCCGCCGCCGAGGCCAAGGGGTTGGCCGACCGGATCGAGTTCGTCCAGCACGATCTGTCCGAGAGTTTTCCGGACGGCACTTTCGACTTGATCTCCGCGCAATTTCTGCATTCGATGATTCCGTTCGATCGGCCGCGGCTGCTGAGGCGCGCCGCAACCGCGGTGCGTCCGGGCGGGGTGCTGCTGATCGTCGACCACGCGGGACCGCCGCCCTGGCCGTCGAAACTCGACCATCATCACCACGAATTCCCCAGCGCTGAGGAGGTCATAGGTGCGCTCGAACTCGGCGACGATTGGGAGCGCGTGCGTGTCGACACCGTTGAGCGCAAGGCCAAGGGTCCCGATGGCGAGATCTGGCCCTGGGTCGACAACGTCATCGTGCTGCGGCACCGTTAG
- a CDS encoding NAD(P)/FAD-dependent oxidoreductase, with translation MDAIWECVVVGGGAAGLSAGLVLGRARRRTLLVDAGHQSNLAAHGVGGLLGHDGRSPADLYEQGRKELAAYPSVEVRRGEVVSGTRDGEFFALELADGPRVRTRRVLLATGMEYRPPEVKGLMECWGRSVFHCPFCDGWELRDQPLAVLARGEKAIHSALLLRGWTDDLVLLTDGPADLSDDHRGRLADAGVKIDERPVAELISCDAELEAVQFSDGGRLERRGLLAATTLHQRSRLAEQLDAEPGESTPFGETPVKVDGLCRTTTPGVFAAGDLSTQLPPSVASAIAAGSMAGMSVVQSLLADECGLPVPDWSEHVDA, from the coding sequence ATGGATGCGATTTGGGAATGCGTCGTCGTAGGCGGCGGCGCCGCGGGTTTGAGCGCGGGACTGGTGCTGGGTCGAGCCCGGCGTCGCACGCTTCTGGTCGACGCGGGCCACCAGAGCAACCTCGCGGCCCACGGAGTCGGAGGATTACTGGGACACGACGGCCGATCGCCTGCCGACTTGTACGAGCAGGGGCGCAAGGAGCTTGCCGCTTACCCGAGCGTCGAAGTGCGACGCGGTGAAGTCGTGTCTGGCACTCGCGACGGGGAGTTCTTCGCGTTGGAGCTGGCCGACGGCCCGCGCGTGCGGACGCGTCGAGTGCTGCTTGCCACCGGCATGGAGTACCGGCCGCCAGAGGTGAAGGGGTTGATGGAATGCTGGGGAAGGTCGGTCTTCCATTGCCCCTTCTGCGACGGCTGGGAATTGCGCGATCAACCTCTTGCGGTGCTCGCGCGGGGCGAGAAGGCGATTCATTCGGCATTGCTACTGCGCGGCTGGACGGATGACCTGGTCCTGTTGACCGACGGTCCCGCCGACCTGAGCGATGATCATCGAGGCCGGCTGGCCGACGCTGGGGTGAAGATCGACGAGCGGCCGGTGGCTGAACTGATCTCATGCGATGCGGAACTGGAAGCCGTGCAGTTCTCCGACGGCGGCCGGTTGGAACGTCGAGGCCTGCTCGCCGCCACGACGCTGCATCAGCGATCCCGGCTCGCCGAACAACTCGACGCCGAGCCTGGCGAGTCGACGCCGTTCGGCGAGACGCCGGTGAAGGTGGATGGTCTGTGCCGCACGACGACGCCGGGGGTTTTCGCGGCAGGCGACCTGAGTACCCAACTGCCGCCCTCGGTCGCTTCAGCGATCGCGGCGGGCTCGATGGCCGGAATGTCAGTGGTGCAAAGCTTATTGGCCGACGAATGCGGATTGCCCGTCCCAGATTGGAGCGAACATGTCGACGCCTGA
- a CDS encoding helix-turn-helix domain-containing protein, with protein sequence MEAKTSEDDFDLRVRQRLRQLRSQRGLTLEDVASRSSIDVSTLSRLESGKRRLALDHLPRLAAALSVSTDELLRSPEAEDPRIRGASHTHNDITYWPLTRHGPAGGLHAYKIKINARRRTPPAELPVHEGQDWMYVLSGRLRLILGEKDFVIKSGEAVEFSTWTPHWFGVVDEPVEAITLFGVHGERLHLHS encoded by the coding sequence ATGGAGGCAAAAACCTCGGAAGACGACTTTGATCTACGGGTCAGGCAGCGCCTGCGGCAACTGCGTAGCCAGCGGGGGCTGACGCTCGAGGACGTCGCCAGCCGCTCCAGTATCGACGTGTCGACACTGAGTCGGCTTGAGTCGGGCAAGCGCCGGCTTGCGCTCGACCACCTCCCCCGACTGGCCGCCGCATTGTCGGTGAGTACCGACGAGCTGCTGCGCTCACCCGAGGCGGAGGATCCCCGGATTCGGGGCGCCTCACACACCCACAACGACATCACCTACTGGCCGCTGACCCGCCATGGCCCGGCGGGCGGTCTGCACGCCTACAAGATCAAGATCAACGCCCGTCGGCGCACCCCGCCCGCTGAACTACCCGTGCACGAAGGGCAGGACTGGATGTATGTGCTGTCCGGCCGGCTGCGGCTGATTCTCGGCGAGAAAGACTTCGTCATCAAATCCGGTGAGGCCGTTGAGTTTTCAACGTGGACACCACACTGGTTCGGGGTCGTCGACGAGCCCGTCGAGGCGATCACGCTGTTCGGGGTGCACGGCGAACGGCTGCATCTGCACAGCTGA
- a CDS encoding LLM class F420-dependent oxidoreductase has translation MRATIEAVLPFWLDRPDEEAMKIAQAASQAGLTGLWIGEMASFDAFALATAIGTCAPGLRITVGPLPISVRTPVAIALGASSVASLTGCEIDVALGASSPAIVTGWHDREWQHGVARMRETIECLRPILRGERAEYDGRYIRSHGFRLRNPLPHSRIGIGTFGPAMARLAGELADEAVLNLSTPQRVAEMRRRIDDYAIAADRRPPYLTVWVPVALRPGDASLRQVANQLAIYLAPPGYGEMFIDLGFAGLVERARSGVRRAELASAIPLELAEQLCAFGAPDQIASRLHAYLDAGADTVAVVPVTAEDPAGRAVLECAKDAAAHRLVDRRSSGRR, from the coding sequence GTGAGAGCCACTATCGAGGCAGTGCTGCCGTTTTGGTTGGACCGCCCCGATGAGGAGGCGATGAAGATCGCCCAGGCCGCCAGCCAAGCCGGGCTGACCGGATTGTGGATCGGCGAGATGGCGAGCTTCGACGCCTTCGCCTTGGCCACCGCCATCGGAACTTGCGCGCCCGGCTTGCGAATAACCGTGGGACCGCTGCCCATCAGCGTGCGAACCCCGGTTGCGATCGCGCTGGGAGCAAGCTCGGTCGCCTCGCTGACTGGTTGTGAAATAGACGTCGCGCTCGGAGCCTCCAGCCCCGCCATCGTGACCGGCTGGCACGACCGCGAATGGCAGCACGGTGTGGCGCGCATGCGCGAAACCATCGAGTGTCTGAGGCCGATCCTGCGTGGCGAACGCGCCGAATACGACGGACGCTATATCCGCAGCCACGGCTTTCGGCTGCGGAATCCGTTGCCGCATAGCCGTATCGGAATCGGCACCTTCGGTCCTGCGATGGCGCGGCTGGCCGGCGAGCTCGCCGACGAGGCGGTGCTCAATTTGTCAACACCGCAACGGGTCGCCGAGATGCGCAGGCGAATCGACGATTACGCGATCGCTGCAGACCGTAGACCCCCATACCTGACGGTGTGGGTCCCCGTCGCGTTGCGGCCCGGTGACGCGTCGCTGCGCCAAGTGGCCAACCAACTGGCGATCTATCTCGCCCCGCCCGGCTATGGCGAAATGTTCATCGATCTCGGCTTCGCCGGACTCGTCGAGCGGGCTCGCAGTGGCGTCCGCCGCGCGGAGCTGGCCTCCGCGATACCGCTCGAATTAGCGGAACAGCTTTGCGCCTTCGGCGCACCGGACCAGATCGCATCCCGGCTGCACGCCTACCTGGATGCCGGCGCAGACACCGTCGCGGTCGTGCCGGTTACCGCGGAAGATCCGGCGGGCCGAGCAGTTCTCGAATGCGCAAAAGATGCCGCCGCGCACCGGCTGGTAGATCGTCGCTCATCCGGCCGACGATAG
- a CDS encoding acyl-CoA dehydrogenase family protein, producing MTDIQERAREIAQTARGMAAQIDAERRLPGELVDALTASGLLRGGAPVEVGGPELDPATALRCAEEVARGDTSAGWCVSIAITSSLLIAYLPALSRDDLFGDGRGVAAGVWAPHGKAIRAPGGVVVSGRWAFCSGITHADVLFAGCVLDGAPAVVAVPTVQLEILDTWHTLGLRGTGSHDTVAHEVFVPDTRVFSIFDGPVIDRPLYRFPPFGFFAACITAAAMGNARAAIDDFIELAGTKKGVSSSRTLGERPVVQAAVAKAESDLESARALYYQAIETTWQASQDSSPVPVEPRTRLRLAATHGVRVSADVVRTMYDLAGGSAIYDGAPLQRRFRDAFTATAHFQVNEASRELPGRILLGQPSQTEML from the coding sequence ATGACGGACATCCAGGAGCGCGCCCGCGAGATTGCGCAGACGGCACGCGGCATGGCGGCACAGATCGACGCCGAGCGCAGACTCCCCGGCGAACTCGTCGACGCACTGACCGCCTCCGGGCTGCTGCGCGGCGGCGCCCCCGTGGAGGTCGGGGGCCCCGAGCTGGATCCGGCCACGGCGCTGCGGTGTGCCGAAGAGGTCGCGCGAGGCGACACGTCGGCCGGGTGGTGTGTTTCGATCGCGATCACCAGCAGCCTGCTCATCGCTTATCTGCCCGCCTTGAGCCGCGATGATTTGTTCGGTGACGGACGCGGTGTGGCCGCCGGTGTGTGGGCACCCCATGGCAAGGCCATCCGTGCGCCCGGCGGTGTAGTGGTGTCGGGGCGGTGGGCGTTTTGCAGCGGCATCACCCATGCCGATGTGCTGTTCGCCGGTTGCGTGCTCGACGGAGCGCCTGCCGTGGTCGCCGTGCCCACCGTCCAACTCGAGATCCTCGACACGTGGCACACCCTCGGTCTGCGCGGCACCGGCAGCCATGACACGGTGGCGCACGAGGTATTCGTCCCTGATACGCGGGTGTTTTCGATATTCGACGGACCCGTGATCGACCGGCCCCTGTACCGATTTCCGCCGTTCGGGTTCTTCGCCGCGTGTATCACCGCCGCCGCAATGGGCAACGCGCGCGCCGCGATTGACGACTTCATCGAGCTGGCAGGGACCAAAAAGGGTGTTTCGTCCAGTCGCACGTTGGGCGAGCGGCCCGTCGTCCAGGCGGCTGTCGCGAAAGCAGAGTCCGATCTGGAGTCTGCGCGAGCGCTGTATTACCAGGCGATCGAAACAACTTGGCAGGCAAGCCAAGACAGCTCGCCGGTGCCGGTTGAGCCGCGTACCCGATTGCGGCTGGCGGCGACCCACGGGGTGCGGGTTTCCGCTGATGTGGTGCGCACGATGTACGACCTTGCCGGCGGCAGCGCCATCTACGACGGGGCGCCGCTGCAGCGCCGGTTCCGCGACGCCTTCACGGCTACCGCGCATTTCCAAGTCAACGAGGCCTCCCGCGAGTTGCCGGGTCGCATCTTGTTGGGCCAGCCCTCCCAGACGGAGATGTTGTGA
- a CDS encoding TetR/AcrR family transcriptional regulator, with the protein MAETAVRRNRPYAPRLTPEQRREQLLDVVLDIIDHDGVAAVSMDAVARRAGVTRPVVYNHFTDSNDMLRASLNREEQRALAQLVGAMPCPGNDPGRAFHHLFDTYLGAVTEAPQRWRSMFLIADSFTPTLHKRVARIRTRIADELEATLRDSSIGGPHADHELLADHLLAVLWESGRLLLVSPRDFTHERLLRSLDALFAAIARS; encoded by the coding sequence ATGGCCGAAACCGCAGTGCGGCGCAATCGCCCCTACGCCCCGCGGCTCACGCCGGAGCAACGGCGCGAACAGCTGCTGGACGTGGTGCTCGACATCATCGACCACGACGGTGTCGCCGCGGTCAGCATGGACGCGGTCGCGCGCCGCGCCGGTGTCACGCGTCCCGTGGTCTATAACCACTTCACCGACTCGAACGACATGCTGCGCGCTTCACTCAATCGCGAGGAACAGCGAGCGCTTGCTCAGCTCGTCGGCGCCATGCCCTGCCCCGGCAACGACCCCGGCCGCGCGTTTCACCATTTGTTCGACACCTACCTGGGCGCGGTTACCGAGGCGCCGCAACGGTGGCGCTCAATGTTCTTGATCGCGGACAGCTTCACCCCCACACTGCACAAACGCGTCGCCCGTATCCGCACCCGAATCGCAGACGAACTCGAAGCCACACTGCGTGACTCGTCGATCGGCGGACCACACGCTGATCACGAATTGCTCGCCGACCATCTGCTGGCCGTGCTGTGGGAATCCGGTCGCCTGCTGTTGGTGTCGCCGCGGGACTTCACGCACGAGCGGCTGCTGCGTTCGCTCGATGCGCTATTCGCGGCGATCGCGCGTAGCTGA
- a CDS encoding bifunctional RNase H/acid phosphatase: MKVIVEADGGSRGNPGPAGYGLVVWTADRTAVLAESKQAIGSATNNVAEYRGLIAGLEEAAKIGATEVDVSMDSKLVVEQMSGRWKVKHPDIAALHQQATALSARFEHITYTWIPRAKNSHADRLANEAMDAATEIEAPAEAPKEAHAPTSPAGWIGASGAPTRFLLLRHGQTELSTQRRYSGRGNPALTEIGRRQAEAAAQFLAQKGGIDAVITSPLQRAYDTAAAAAKALGLDVTVDHDLIETDFGGWEGLTFGEAAERDPEQHRRWLRDTSVAPPDGESFDSVAERIRRAKARIIKEHNGENVLVVSHVTPIKTLLRMALDAGPGILYRLHLDLASLSIAEFYPDGVASVRLVNQTAYL, from the coding sequence ATGAAGGTGATCGTCGAGGCCGACGGCGGGTCACGGGGCAACCCCGGTCCTGCGGGCTACGGGTTGGTGGTGTGGACCGCGGACCGCACGGCCGTCCTGGCCGAGAGCAAGCAGGCCATCGGGTCGGCCACCAACAACGTCGCCGAATATCGCGGGCTGATCGCGGGACTCGAGGAGGCCGCCAAGATCGGCGCCACCGAGGTCGACGTATCAATGGATTCCAAGCTGGTGGTGGAACAGATGTCGGGCCGCTGGAAGGTCAAGCACCCCGATATCGCTGCACTGCATCAGCAGGCCACTGCGCTGTCCGCCCGGTTCGAGCACATCACCTACACCTGGATCCCCCGGGCCAAGAACAGCCATGCCGATCGACTGGCCAATGAGGCGATGGACGCCGCCACCGAAATCGAGGCGCCCGCAGAGGCGCCAAAGGAAGCGCACGCGCCGACGTCACCAGCGGGTTGGATCGGTGCCAGCGGCGCGCCGACTCGATTCCTGTTGCTGCGTCACGGGCAGACCGAGTTGTCCACGCAGCGGCGGTATTCCGGTCGCGGCAACCCTGCGCTGACCGAGATTGGCAGGCGCCAAGCCGAGGCCGCCGCGCAGTTCCTCGCGCAGAAGGGCGGCATCGACGCCGTCATCACGTCACCGCTGCAACGCGCCTATGACACTGCCGCCGCGGCGGCGAAGGCGCTCGGACTTGATGTCACCGTCGACCACGACTTGATCGAAACGGATTTCGGCGGCTGGGAGGGGCTGACGTTTGGCGAGGCCGCCGAGCGTGACCCTGAGCAGCACCGGCGCTGGCTGCGAGACACCAGCGTCGCCCCTCCCGACGGCGAGAGCTTTGACAGCGTCGCCGAACGCATCCGCAGGGCGAAGGCACGAATCATCAAAGAGCACAACGGCGAGAACGTGTTGGTGGTCTCCCATGTGACACCGATCAAGACGCTTTTGCGGATGGCGTTGGACGCGGGCCCCGGCATTCTCTACCGGTTGCATCTCGACCTTGCGTCACTGTCCATCGCGGAGTTCTATCCTGACGGCGTGGCCTCAGTGCGGCTGGTGAACCAGACGGCGTACTTGTAA
- a CDS encoding zinc ribbon domain-containing protein — translation MKAEVVQQRSLLELAQVDAELSRIEHRGKNLPAQQRLEEAQTAHREANDRLAVVQIALEDLDAQVAKFESEIDAVRQREDRDRSLLAAGTIDAKQLTDLQHELETLERRQSSLEDSLLDVMERREELQGQQAAALTEIDELQTKLTDAQSACDEQRAEINQQRHQFVSRRDELAAALDPELVGLYERQRAHGGAGAGLLQGRRCGACRIEIDKGELARISAAADDEVLRCPECGAILLRVKGTGA, via the coding sequence ATGAAAGCAGAAGTAGTTCAACAACGTTCGCTGCTCGAACTGGCCCAGGTCGACGCCGAGCTCAGCCGCATCGAACACCGCGGCAAGAACCTGCCTGCACAGCAGCGGCTCGAAGAAGCTCAGACGGCGCACCGGGAGGCCAACGACCGGTTGGCCGTCGTGCAGATCGCGCTCGAGGACCTTGACGCACAGGTGGCCAAGTTCGAGTCCGAGATCGACGCCGTCAGGCAGCGCGAGGACCGGGACCGCAGCCTGCTTGCGGCGGGCACCATCGACGCCAAGCAGCTCACCGACCTGCAGCACGAACTCGAGACGCTCGAGAGGCGCCAGTCCAGCCTGGAAGACTCCCTGCTGGATGTGATGGAGCGCCGCGAGGAGCTGCAGGGGCAGCAGGCGGCTGCGCTGACCGAGATCGACGAGCTGCAGACCAAACTGACCGATGCCCAAAGCGCATGCGACGAGCAGCGTGCCGAGATCAACCAGCAGCGCCACCAATTCGTTTCTCGCAGAGACGAACTCGCGGCGGCCCTGGATCCTGAACTGGTAGGGCTCTACGAACGCCAGCGTGCCCACGGCGGGGCCGGTGCGGGACTGCTGCAGGGGCGACGTTGCGGCGCATGCCGGATCGAGATCGACAAGGGCGAGTTGGCCCGCATCTCGGCCGCCGCCGACGACGAGGTGCTGCGCTGCCCGGAGTGCGGGGCGATCCTGCTGCGAGTCAAGGGAACCGGCGCATGA
- a CDS encoding Nif3-like dinuclear metal center hexameric protein, whose translation MSVPLSEIIGVLDAAYQPRLAADWDSVGLVCGDPGEAVDTVTVAVDATAAVVAEVPDRGLLLAHHPLLLRGVDTVAASTAKGALLHQMIRTGRALFTAHTNADAASPGVSDALAETLGLTVEEVLEPISVGAGVDKWVVFVPADAADAVRQAMFAAGAGHIGDYSHCSWSVPGTGQFLPTEGASPTIGTVGSVERVPEDRVEVVAPSRQRAHVLAALRTAHPYEEPAFDIFGLATVPGDVGLGRIGTLPRPEPLSAFVSRVHDALPGTSWGVRAAGDSEAPVSRVAVCGGAGDSLLNAVADAGVQAYVTADLRHHPADEHTRASNVALVDVAHWASEFPWCRQAADLLRGHFGDALPVRVSAIRTDPWNVERNRT comes from the coding sequence ATGAGCGTGCCGCTGTCGGAGATCATCGGGGTGCTCGACGCGGCCTACCAGCCGCGGTTGGCAGCGGATTGGGATTCGGTCGGCCTGGTGTGCGGCGACCCGGGCGAAGCCGTCGATACCGTGACCGTCGCGGTCGACGCGACGGCTGCCGTCGTCGCCGAGGTGCCCGACCGCGGACTGCTGCTCGCGCACCACCCCCTGCTGCTGCGTGGCGTCGACACCGTCGCCGCCAGCACCGCCAAGGGCGCCCTTTTGCACCAGATGATCCGCACCGGCCGGGCATTGTTTACAGCGCACACGAACGCCGACGCGGCCTCGCCCGGGGTGTCCGACGCGCTGGCCGAAACCCTCGGGCTGACCGTCGAAGAGGTGTTGGAGCCGATCTCCGTAGGTGCCGGCGTGGACAAGTGGGTGGTGTTCGTGCCCGCCGACGCCGCCGACGCCGTGCGTCAGGCGATGTTCGCCGCGGGCGCGGGCCACATCGGTGACTACTCGCACTGCAGCTGGAGCGTGCCGGGCACCGGGCAGTTCCTGCCGACCGAGGGAGCGTCGCCGACAATCGGCACGGTCGGCAGCGTCGAGCGGGTTCCCGAGGATCGGGTCGAGGTCGTCGCGCCGTCGCGGCAGCGGGCGCATGTGCTGGCCGCGTTGCGGACCGCGCATCCCTACGAGGAGCCCGCCTTCGACATCTTCGGCTTGGCCACTGTGCCCGGCGATGTCGGTTTGGGTCGAATCGGCACGTTGCCAAGGCCAGAACCGTTGTCCGCGTTTGTTTCTCGGGTCCACGATGCACTGCCCGGCACATCGTGGGGCGTGCGGGCGGCTGGCGATTCGGAAGCGCCGGTGTCGCGCGTTGCGGTATGCGGGGGAGCGGGCGACTCGCTGCTCAACGCCGTCGCCGACGCCGGCGTGCAGGCCTATGTCACCGCGGATCTACGCCATCATCCGGCCGACGAGCACACGCGCGCATCGAATGTCGCGCTTGTCGACGTCGCGCACTGGGCCAGTGAATTTCCGTGGTGTAGGCAGGCAGCCGATCTGCTGCGCGGCCACTTCGGCGACGCGCTGCCGGTGCGAGTGTCGGCGATACGCACCGATCCCTGGAATGTCGAGAGAAACAGGACATGA
- a CDS encoding HAD-IA family hydrolase, whose protein sequence is MTETLRSTVAARPQLVLFDLDGTLTDSAQGIVSSFRHALAEVGAVVPDGDLASRIVGPPMHHTLTELGLGAHTDAAIAAYRADYTTRGWAMNSLFDGIAELLGDLQAAGVRLAVATSKAEPTARRILAHFGLDGHFEVIAGASVDGTRATKSDVVAHALAQLHPLPDRVLMVGDRAHDVEGAAEHGIDTVVVGWGYGRADFDDPDAVKALAHVSTVEDLRGVLGV, encoded by the coding sequence GTGACAGAAACCCTGCGCAGTACCGTCGCGGCCCGCCCGCAGTTGGTGCTCTTCGACCTCGACGGCACCCTGACCGACTCCGCGCAGGGCATCGTGTCCAGCTTCCGGCACGCACTCGCCGAGGTCGGGGCCGTCGTGCCGGACGGCGATCTGGCCAGCCGCATCGTCGGTCCACCGATGCATCACACGCTCACCGAACTGGGGCTCGGCGCGCACACGGATGCCGCGATCGCCGCCTATCGGGCGGACTACACCACCCGCGGCTGGGCGATGAACAGCCTGTTCGACGGCATCGCCGAGTTGCTCGGCGATCTGCAGGCGGCCGGTGTTCGGCTCGCGGTAGCGACGTCGAAGGCGGAGCCGACCGCGCGACGCATCCTCGCCCACTTCGGACTCGACGGGCACTTCGAGGTGATTGCGGGCGCCAGCGTCGACGGCACCCGGGCCACCAAATCCGATGTTGTCGCCCATGCGCTTGCCCAGCTGCATCCGCTGCCCGACCGGGTGCTGATGGTCGGCGACCGGGCCCATGACGTCGAGGGCGCCGCCGAGCACGGCATCGACACGGTTGTGGTCGGCTGGGGGTACGGTCGCGCCGACTTTGACGATCCGGACGCCGTCAAGGCTCTCGCGCACGTCTCCACCGTCGAGGATCTGCGCGGGGTGCTGGGTGTCTGA
- a CDS encoding low molecular weight protein-tyrosine-phosphatase, with translation MSEPLHVTFICSGNICRSPMAEKMFAHQIKERGLSDAVRVTSAGTGGWHAGDPADRRAAHVLREHGYPTAHRAAQIDSDHLAADLVVALGRNHERMLREMGVPPDRIRMLRSFDPRSGAHALDVEDPYYGTHDDFEDVFTVIEASLPGLHDWVDEKLAGRGIAS, from the coding sequence GTGTCTGAGCCACTGCACGTCACGTTCATCTGCTCGGGAAACATCTGCCGGTCACCGATGGCCGAGAAGATGTTCGCTCACCAGATCAAGGAGCGCGGCCTGTCCGACGCGGTGCGAGTGACGAGCGCGGGCACCGGCGGCTGGCATGCGGGCGATCCCGCCGATCGGCGCGCCGCCCACGTACTGCGTGAGCACGGGTACCCCACCGCGCATCGCGCCGCGCAGATCGACAGCGACCACTTGGCAGCGGATCTTGTTGTGGCCCTTGGTCGCAACCACGAACGGATGCTGCGGGAAATGGGCGTTCCGCCCGACAGGATTCGGATGCTGCGGTCGTTCGACCCACGGTCAGGAGCGCACGCACTTGACGTCGAAGACCCGTACTACGGCACGCACGACGATTTCGAGGACGTGTTCACCGTGATCGAGGCGTCGCTGCCCGGGCTGCACGACTGGGTGGACGAGAAGTTGGCGGGTCGGGGAATCGCAAGCTGA